CGCCCATCGGGACGGCGAACAGGATTGCTCCCACTGTCAGATAGAAGGTCCCCAGGAGTTCCGCCCAGACGCCGCCAAAATAGTGGGAGTCATAGGATGTCTGCGTCAGAAAGCCCCAATAGAGGGTCACGCGCGGCAGGAGCATCTTGTCGAGGTTCTGCTCGACATAGGCAAATAACGGTTCCAGCGCGGTACCTTTGAATTCGTTGACCCGCGGCACGTCGATGGGTTTGCCCATTTCGTCGGGATTGGAGTAGTCGTACTGCTTATCGTAGAGCAGGTGATGAAGCACGACGCGGGCCCGATCCCAGCGAGTCTGACCGTATTGATCGCGGTACATCACCGGTTTGGGCTCGCCGGGTGCCGGCCCGAGCAGCAGGCGCAGCTCGTCTTTGACCGCCTGGAGCGGTTCGGCATACTTGCGCGAGGCGAGGAAGCCCTGCGCCTCGATCTCCTTCTCGAATGCGGCGATCATTTCGTACACGGGCCTGCGGGCCTCGAAGGCGGCGGCCATATCGGCTTCGAGGTCGGCCTTTTTACCGGTCTCGAACAGTTCGAGTTGCATACGCCGGTGTTCGACGGTGCCGCGGAAGACAAACGCCCCGATCCCGCCGAGGGTGATGGGCGTTAGCAACACCAGCAGGAAGGCCGCCAGCAGCAGGATCGAGCTGACGCCCACGAAGGTAAACAGGCGATCGGTCAGTTTGCGCGACGTCAGTGCCACGATCAGCGTTTGCCTCCCTTGCCCATGACCGAGCGTCGAACGACGGCCTCGCTGATCAGATTGAACAGGAATGAAATGACCAGCAGGCAGAAACCCATGAGGAACAAAGAGCTGTAGTGGGCCGCCCCGGTCATCTGGTCGGTCTCACCCATTTCGCCGGCAATGGTGGCCGTCAGGGTACGGATGGGTTGGAGGAAGTCATACCGCGGTGAAGGGATCCTGGAGGCGTTACCGGAGGCCATCCAGACGACCATGGTTTCGCCGACGGCCCGCATGATGCCGAGGATGACGGCCGCGCAGATCCCGCTGCCGGCCGCGGGTATGACGACGCGCAGCATCGTCTCGGCCCGAGTGGCTCCAAGGGCATAAGATCCCTCGCGAAGTTCGCGGCCGACGGCCTGCAGGGCATCTTCCGACACGCTCACGACGGTCGGCAGGGCCATGATACCGAGAATGATCGAGACGTTGAGGGCATTGCATCCGCTGTCGACGTGCAGTGCCCGCAGCGAAGTGGAGACCCACCAGAGAAGACCGCCCGCCAGGCACACGAGTAATGCCCCAACGATGCCCCTGGCGATGCGGCGAGTGGAGGGGGTCTGGATGCCCGCGGTCATGACCTCCGTCGCGACAAACACCGCCAACGACAGTATCGGTGTGGCGATCAGCCACCAGGCGGTCGAAAGGATGACTCCCCCGTTGTCTTGCAGCTGGGTGGCGAAGACGACCAGAGCGAAGAAGCCGAACGCCACGGACGGAATCGCGGCCAGCAGTTCGATGACCGGCTTGGTCCACTGCCGCAGCCAGAAGGGTAGAACGTCACTCAGGCACACGGCCGCTGCCACTCCGAGCGGTACGGCCACCAACGTCGCCCCGAGGGTCACCATGGCGCTGCCGTAGAAGATGGCCAGCGCGCCGAAGTGGGCCGGAGTCCCCGTGGGATACCACGCGGTGCTCGTGAAGAACTCCCTGGCCCCCGACCAGCCCTGAGCCCGAAAAAAGGGGATCGAGTCCCGGGCGATGAAGTAGAAAATGAAGAGGACGATGAGGATCGAGCTGCAAGTGACGATCAAGAGCAGGCCCTGGCCCAGCCGACCGGCAATCCAACGGACAAGACCGGCCTTTCTGCTGATAAGCAGGCTGGGCCTGCGCATGGTCCGCAGTCCGCTGATTTCGCCGACTGATTCCATGACCCTCATGTCCTTCTCGCCGGACATCACCGGCGGCTTGCCCATCGGTGCGATCCAGTCGCTCGCCAGCCGCCGTCGATCCCGTGCAGATGGATCAGTATTCGGTCAAAGGCACAAAGCCGATGGCTTCAATCATTTCCTGCCCCTTCCTGCTCAGGTACAGGTTGGTGAAGTTGTACAGGTGGCTGCCCATGGCCGGGTAGCCGTTGGTGAACAGAAACAACGGCCGGGCGATCGGGTAGCGGCCCGAAGCGACCGTGGCCTTGGTCGGCATGACCTTGTCGATCTCGAGCGCCTTGACCGTCCTGTCGGTAAAACCGATGCCGACATAGCCGATGGCCCCTTGCGTGGACTGCACCCGCTGGCGGATCGCGCCGCTGCTGCCGACGTATTCAACCGAGCCGGCCATTTTCTCCTTGTTCATCACCAGGGTCTCAAAGCTCTCATAGGTGCCGCTGCTGCTGTCGCGGCTGATGACCACGATCTTGGCGTTGGGGCCGCCGACCTGATTCCAGTTGGTGACCTTACCGGTATAAATGTCGCGAACCTGTGCGAGCGAGAGTCCTTTAATGGGGTTGCTCGGGTGCACGATGACGGCAATCCCATCGACGGCCACCGTGTGGCACACGGGCACGACGCCTTTCTCGATCGCGGCCCTGACCTCTTCATCCTTCATGAACCGCGACATGGAGGCTATATCGCAGGTGCCGTTGACCAGCGACTTGGCCCCGTTACCGCTGCCCGACTCGCTGACGGTGATATTCACGCCCGGGTTCTGCCTCATGTAGTACTCGGCAAAGGCCTTGGCGATCGGGCCGACGGTGGTCGAGCCGTCGATGACGATCTTGTTCGTGTCCTTGGCCTTGTCGTCGGCTTGGGCCGGGCCGGTTGAAAGGATGGATGTTGCGACCAGGAATGCCCCTGCCAGAAGCGATCTCGTCGTCTTCATTGACTTTTCTCCTATCATGCTGGCTTCTCACAATTCTCAACTGCAAGTTGTCTGTACCGTTCTCATTCTGGACACAGGACGTTAAGACGGGGTTCGCCGCGCGTTAAGAACTCATTAAGATTGTTAAGCCGACCCGCGCCGGGAACGGCATGAAAAGAGGCCTCGGCGACTTCTTTCCCCTCGCCGAGGCCTCCGCTGCGGCAACAGCACGCGGCGCTAAGCGGTCTGGGCGGACGAATCAATCCATGCAGTCCGGACCGGCCGAGACGTTTTCTCCGCTGAAGCACCGTTGAAAGCGAGCGAAGTCCGCCTGGTCGACATCGCCATCCAGGTCGAAGTCTTTGGGCTGACACTCGGCAAGCGGCAAGACCCCAGGGCCTGACGCGCAGAGCTCGAACGCGGCCCAATCGTCGGCATCGACATCTCGATCGCCGTCAAAATCCGCTCGCGGGGGAAGGTCGTTCTGATCGATCACGCCGTCGCAGTTCATATCACCCATCGCCCAGCCTCCCGTCCGGCCCTGGTTTGCGATGATGATGGCCAAATCGGCGGCGTCAACGTTGCCGTCCAGATTGACATCGCCAATTCGGGTTTTCAGGATGCCCGCGACGATTTCAAGTTGGTCATTCATATCAATGACCAGATCACCATTCATGTCGGCGCTGAGGTCGATGAGCGCCGCCTGGTCAAGGTTTTCCCAATTACCGATGTTTTGGCACACGTAATCGATGTCATGGGCATCAACCCGACCGTCCCAACCGAGCGGCTGGGCACCAGCCACGGGGGAACGGCCTGCCACGTCACCGCGGAAGTCACCGGGGGCATAGACCGCGCCGGTCGCCAGGAACGGGTCAGCCGGATCGTTGACATCCGGCGGCAGGACATGAGTGGGCTCGCCACACGGTGTGTCCGACGGAATGAGCACCCGCTTGGCGGTTGCCTTCCAAGGGAACCAGTGGTTCCGGTCGGCCACGGGCTGCCCGTTTTCGTCGTTTGCGGGCGCGTAGTGCAGAATGGCGTTGTCGACCGCGATCGCTCCCTTCTTGCGGTTTAGCTGTCCGGTCAGCGGGTCGATGGCCAGGCCGTCGGCGAAGTACCGAAGGTCTTCCTTGCCGAAATCGCCGTCGCCGTCATAGTCACCGATCACCTCGGGTATGATGGTGTCGGCCGCGATGCCCGAAGGAGTGCTTGGACCACCGGCTTGACCACCGCGAAATCCCATGGACACGGTCCAAGCTCGCGGGCTGTAGTAGGCCGCGACCATCTGTTCGGCATCATTGACGTTGCGGACGTTATCCTGGTTGAAATCGCCGGACAAGTCGCAGCTTTCGGGCAATTTGACGTTGGTTGCGATCTGCTCCCAACCGCCGACCCAATAGCAGTAGTTACCGTTGCTGCTGCCGTCGCTGTAACGAGTGATCCCATCCGCGAACGGCGGGTTGACCGTACGCGTCGGCGTGAGGCCGGCTTTGTTGATGCTGCCGAACGGGGGCGTATCCACATGGCTGGTCCCGCCGGTCAGGTCAATGTTGGCCCGCATGTAGTCCTGCAGGGTCTGGTTGAAAGGCGGCGTCGGCTGCAGCACGAAGGTAGCCGGGTCAAAGTTGGCGTAATCGGGCAGGGCGTCAAGACCGGCGCTCAGGAAGAACTTGGTCGCCAGGTATTCGCCGGGCATGCCGTCGTTGGCGGGATCCGCCGGAGCGCTAACGAAGTTGGCGACGCTTTCCACGATGTTGCGGAGATACTTGGCCGCATGCTGGTCGCTCATGTAACTTGGAGCGGCCGGGTTCGTTTCGAAAGGATCGCCCAGTGAGGCAAAGGTTTCGGGGCCGCCGACTTGATAACCGGTGTTCGGGTCCGCGTTGTCCAGGACGGTATCGATGCCGGGACGCACGGGACTGATGCCGCCGCGATCATCAAAGATAATATCAAGAATCTCGAATCGCCCGCCTCTGGCCTGCGCCACCGCCGCGGTGCTGCCGGCCAGACCGGTATAGCCAACCGCAAGCCGACGGTCCTTGGCGACATCCTGCAACCGGCTGGACGAAGCGGAGTTGGTGGGCTGGTGATTGGGGCCCAGGATGAAGCGGGATGACGACGTCGTTTCGCTTCCGAGATTGTCACCGCGCCCCCAGCTCGGGTCGATGCCGAGGGTGTTCATGACGCCGTTGCGCGTGCCGGAGCCGGCATCACGAGTAGCCGCGACGAGGTTCTCGCCGTTGGGCATTCGGCCGGTCACGTACAGGTACTGCATTTCGCTGGCCTTGAGTTGATGGAGGCCCGTGCCCCGGTTTGCGATGATGGCGATGGGCACCCAGGCGATAGGCGTGTCAAAGATGGTGAGGACATCGGGGCTGCCGACGTTCTTGTTGAAGACGACCTGGGAGCCGCCGGGACAGCTCACGGTCAGGTCGGCCAACTCATATCCCCAGTCGGTGCTCGATTTGATGGGGCAGCGTCCGTAGCCAGGCATGCCGGGTTTCAGATTCCATTTCGGGGTGCCGCCGGCGGTGAGGACGGCCCAGTCGGTGGGCACGTCAAGAACCGCCAGATCGATCTGATCAGGCGTTCTGGGAGTCCCGCTGACATCGCCATATGGGCCGGTCCAGTTGTAGGTTCCCGCCTGGGCGTACAGGAAGCGGTTAAAATAGCCAGGATCGGGAATTCGAGTGGCGACGGTGCCGCAGCCTTGGGATGCCAGGAACTCGCTCAGCCCGTTCACCGAACCCACGCCGCGATATTGGACGATCCAGTGGGTTGTCAAGGGGCTGCCGGGCACAAAGGTGACAGCCAACTGGTCCGGAGGCCAGCTATTGAACTTGCCCGCGATGCCGTCGCCGTCGGCGTCGATATAGTCGTTGGTGCTGGCCGGGAACCTGAAAAAGTCCCGAAAAAGCGTAGCACCGGCGATCGAGATCTCCCCGTTGTAAAGGTAACTCTGTGCAGTGGCAGCCCGCACTGCGATGATTGTGATCGTGACCGCAAGGGCGGATACCAAGAACCGTTTCCGATACATCTTTCCGTTCTCCTTTCTTTCATCAAATAGACGACGAGGGTCAGCTTTGGGATATCCTTAGTTCAGCGACGCCGTCACGGCGCCGCCGGGCCCGGGCCGCTCCACCAGGGCGTTCCCGCTCAGTGTGTAGTAACGCGAGCCCCATTCAAACTTCTTCATCGTGTCCATGATTGTCTTGCGATCGACGTGGGAATCGACGTAGAGAAAGTTGGCCGTACCTCCGAATTCCTTGTCCCCGCCGGGATGATGTCTCCCAACGGCGTTGATTTCGGACTCTTCGATGAGTCCGCCCGTGGTGAGTACCTGCTGAAGCGGATAGAGGCCATAGTTGTTGTCCGGTCCGCCATTTCCAAGTGTAAAGGCCGCACGGCCGGCCCCGCGAGGGTCACTCGCGTTGTACTCATCCCAGCCGCTGCTGTAGCTGTAGAAGGGATTGATCGGTCGATGACTCTTGCTGAGGAGGCCGCTGCCGGAATTGACCGCGATCGCCGGCCAGTGGTTGTTGAATTCGGTTGCCATGATGACCTGTCCGGGGTGTTTGATGGCCGAGTCATTCGCAAACTTGTTGACGCGGCTGCCGCCGGACATCGACGGGGTCATCTTGTTTCTTGGCATGATCGCCGCATTGGCCGTATAGGCCATTCGCGAAGCCTGAAAGTCGACGCGAGGATTGGCTCCAGTCTGGCCCATCTCGTCAACCTGTGCCGACTCCCAGTCCGCCTGCTCGGGTCCGGGGTTGGTCCGAGGGATTCCGCCCTTGCCGAAGGCAGGGCATTGAAAGGCGCTGTCCGACACCTGCCCATTGCTATAAAGGAAATAGGACCAGTGAACGTACCGCTTCTGGCCCTTGCTCTGCAGGAACTCCTGAACGGGCGGACTGAGGTCCACTCGGCCGCGATCATCAACGTAGGCATAGGCGACCGGGTACACCTTGTCCCGATTAAGGTAAATGGCGACCGCCTGGCCGATGTGATGCAGGTTGCTGGCACAGGTCACGGCTTTGACCTCCGCACGCGCCTGCTGCAGGCTCGGCAAAAGGATGGCCATGAGCAGTGCAATGATGGCCACCACAACCATCAACTCGATGAGAGTAAAAGCCGGTCTTGCAAGGCTACCGATCCGTGTGTTCCATTCCTGTTTCATTATGAGACTCCTTACAATGCACAACAGAAATCCGTGCTAACACGGCGGGTATTGTCGAGATGGTGCGCTAAGCCGAGATGAGCACCCGGAGAAAAAATGAACAATTCCCCGCCGGTCGCCCCAATCCCTTCACCACTGATCAGAAAAAGCACGAAATCCCACAAGACTTGCCGGATCAGGCACGAGCGGGGATCACCAACGAGCGAGGCGATCCAGGAGGCGCGGCGAATACCCGTCAACGCGCCGGACCCAATCGCGCCACCGGATAACTGGTCAAGAGCGGCGCCTGCGGCGAGCGCGAATCGGTGCGAATTCGCGAGATTCTGACCAGCTCCACACACAGGTCTCACGGGCCGGTTTCATATTGAGAATGACATCACTTCCATCTCACGTCAGAATCCGCGCAAGAGGCACTCGTCGGACAGACGGTGCCAGACGTCAGCCCGGTCTTGCCGGAGGGGTCAGACCGGGCTCGTCTTGCGCACTGAAAGCTCCGGCGAGCGGCGTGACATTTCGGCAGGGTGTGCCGACGACGTGATTATTGCCGTGGAAGAGGGATGCTGACGGTCACACAGGTTCCTTGGCCGAGTTTGCTGGTCAGAGTGACGCGGCCATGCATGGCGGCCACGGCATGGCGCACGATGGAAAGCCCCAAGCCGGTTCCGCGGTCGGGGCCGCTGCGGGCTTTCTCGACCTGGTAGAATCGCTCGAAGACCCGCTCCTGTTCCTCCTCGGCGATTCCGCAACCCGTATCTTCGACCGAGATGATGACCGCCTCGATCTTGCCGGCTCCGTTCAGTACTTTCTGAGAAGCGATCTGCACGCGGCCGCCCGGGTTGGTGAATTTGATCGCGTTGTCCACCAGGTTGTCGAGCACCACCCGCAGCAAGTGAGGACTGACGTCGATGGTTCGCAGCTCGGGGTCGAGCTTGAGCGACCATTGCAGGTTCCTGGCGGCAAGTTTTTCGGCGAATCGGGCCCTGAGTTCCTCGATCACCGCCGACAGGATGAGCGTTTGGGGCTTGAATTGTCCGGGGGAGGACTCGATCCGGGAAAGGTCCAGCAGGTCGGATACCATCTGTTGCATGCGGGCGCTGTGACGGTCGATCATGTCCAGGAACCGCTTGGCGGCATCCTGATCGTTTTGCCAATCAAGACTGAGCAGGGTCTCGACGGCGGCGCGTATCGCGGAGAGGGGCGTTCGCAGCTCGTGTGAGGCGTTAGCCGCAAAATCAGTCTTGATCCGGACCATTCGGCTGATCTGGGTAATGTCGGACAGGACCAGCATCCGGCCGACATCCGGCCGTTCGAGCGGCCCGCCGCTGGACGCAGGCACCGGCAGGACAATGTCGGATGCGCGGGCCATCAGCACAAGCTCGCCGTTCTCCTCCTCGATCTGAACCCGGACCTCACGCGGAACCGCCGGTTCAGCAGGCGGCTTGTCGGTCCGTTTGTCCGCGCGGCGCCTGTTTTCCGACAACAGCATGTCCTGCAGGTCGTGCTGCAAAACGTATTGTTCAACGGCTTGTCCGAGCAAGGATCCTGCTTTCTCGACCGGGTCGCCGCTGAGGCCGAGCATTCGGACCGCTGCCGGGTTTACCAGCAGGATGCGCCCGTTGCTGCCTGCCACAATGACGCCTTCGTGGAGTTGGGCCAGCAGTGATTCGAGCGTTCGGCGCTGGCGATCGATGGTCGCCAGTTGATCGGCGATGTGATCGCGCATGCCGTTGAGGGATGCGGCGAGCATGGCCAGCTCTGCGGGGCCGGCGACCCGGGCCCTGGCAGAAAGATCGCCCTTTGAAAGACTGCGGGCAATTGCCGTGATCCGCCGGATTGGCCAGCTCCACAGGCGGGCCAAACCAAGGGCAAAGAGTATCGCCGCAATCGCTCCGAGCAGGACAATGGTCCAAATGATCCGACGGAAGGCGTTGGCCCTGGCCGTGATCATCTGAACAGGCATAGAGACACGAATCACGCCCGACGGAGCCTCGGCTGATCCGACCCGAAGCGCAGCATACCGCTGGAATTGCTCAAGCGTTCTGGAGTAATGAGTCTCTTCGCCCCAGCCTGCGCTCAGGGCTCTTACCACTTCGGGGCGAGTGGCGTGGGACTCCATCGTCTTGGGTTCGGCCTGTGAGTCTGCCAACACCTGACCATCGGGCAGAATCAATGTGATCCGGACTTGGTTGTCGGCGGCGGCACCGAACTGTTTGACCAACCGATCCAACTCCTCGGCACGCTGCGGATCGAGTTGAGCATGAACCGCAGCTTCGACGAGGTGAGCATGAAGCCGGAGCTCCCGGCCAACCTGCTCGGCATAGGCTCTCTGGACGTGTTGAACAATCAGGTATGCGCAGATCCCGAGAACAGCAATGATCAACACAGTGTTGCCGAGAAAGAGTTTCGAGAAGAGCGAGCGCGGGCGTCTCATCAGCCATGCCTTTCGAGGCCGGATCTCAAGGACTCTCGCGGAAAGCGTACCCGACACCGCGGATGGTCTGAAGCCATCGGGCTGCCTTGCCCAGCTTCTTTCGAAGCGAAGCCACGTGAACGTCAATTGTTCGATCCGTCACGGCGACACCGACACCCATGGTGGTCTCGATCAGACGAGCACGCGTCAGTACCCGCCCGTTGGCGGCCATCAGGGCGCGAAGCAGGCGGAATTCCGTCGCAGTCAACGCGACCTGCGAGCCCGCTACCGTGACCTCATGGCGACTGCTGTCGAGCGAGACAGGGCCCCTTGTCACGACCTCCTGGTCGGTCGAAGCGATCTCCACGCGGCGGAACATTGCCGCGACACGGGCCAGCAACAATTTCATCGAGAACGGCTTGGTGATGTAGTCATCGGCACCGAGGCTCAGGCCAACCAACTGGTCCGCCTCCTCCGCCTTGGCGGTCAGCATGATGACGGGAATCGAGGCTACCCGGTTGTCCCTCTTGAGGTGCGTGATGAACTCGTCGCCGGACATGCCTGGAAGCATGCGGTCCAAGAGGATCAAATCCGGGGGATGCGCCACCGCCTCGGCCAGCGCCGAACCGCCGTTGGATACCATCCGGCAGGTATATCCTTCGTGTTCGAGGTTGTGGCGGATCAACTCCGCCAAATCGGCTTCATCCTCAACGATCAGAACGCTCTTTTTTCTCGCTGCCATCAACATCTACCCTCAGAAGCCGAACGCGGACTGCGGTTGCCCTTGCGGCCGATTGGTTTTGCCCCCTTTTGCCACAATCGATGAAGCTCTTTTACAAACGTTGGGCTAATCCCGCGTAAGGATTATGTTAGGAATTGGTTAAACATGCCCGTCTCGGTCACCAAGGGATTCGTTCCCGTTTATAGGACATTCTCATCGCTGATAGCAGGAAAGCAAGTGTTACCCGAGGCTGGTCTACGACCGCAACGGAAGACCGACGGTGTCCTGAGGAGTCTGACAGGCCTGGCCGACCAACGTCCGGGAAAATGGGACTCTGCGGAACAGCCGGAGGGAAGGAACCTGAGAGCAAGCGTTCACACGCATGCGAGGATTCCGCCGGCGACCGGCGGATCTGCAAGGGAACGGAAAGACCAAGCCTCAGAGGACCGTTTTCGTGGGCACGGTAGCTTAGGTCCGAGAAGGCAATGTCCGATTATGTCTTGGAGAACTTGCCCAGGGATGGTGAGGCGTACAGGCATGTACAAGAAGTTCTGCCGTCTGACCAAGAATCCTTTCTGCGATGCGACCGATCCGCGGTTACTACGCCTGCCGGATGTGTCGGAAAGGTGATGTCATGCAACATGAAACGAGCCTTGACTCATCGGGAGATGAACCTATGGAGATGACGACAGGCGTCGGTGAGACGTCGTCCGCCGGTCTTGCTTCGACCCCCTCGACCGGACAGACGCAGGATTGTGAGCCGGCCGGTGGCGCCCAGCGGGATGCCATCCGTGCCATCACCGAGGAACGGGTTCAAGCCCGCATGCTGCTGGAGCGAACGGTCAAACAATGCCGCGAGCTGTACGAGCAGGTTCAGCAGCAGGTTCGGATTGCTGATGCCAAGCTGTGCAGCGCCGAGAGCATCGCGAATTATCTTCGCGATTTGCACCAGGATCTGGCGGCGAGTTACAACCCCGAGAGGCTGAGCGCTTTCGATGCCAAGAGTGTGCAGTTGTCCGAAGTGATTGCACTGGCGGACCGGCGGCAGGAGGAACTGGGCGACGTCTCGGTCGCGGTGAAAACGCTGCGCGATGAGGTCGTCGACTGGACGCACCGGGCGACGAGAGTCCGCGGCTCGCTGCTTCGCACCTCGCAGTCTGCCGAAGCCAAAGAAACCGAGGTCAGCCGCGCGGCCGAGCGAGCCGAACAAGCCCGCCTGGCCGTTGAAGCGGCGACCCAGACGGCCGCCGGACTTGTCGACAAGGTCTACGGCCTCTCGCAACGAATCGACGAGCAGACCAAGACCTTCGATGTGCGAATCAGCAATATGCGGCAGGTCGTGGCGGATCTCGAAGCGCTGTATGAAAGAGCGCTGGCGCTCACCAGCGGACAGATGGAGTCGGCGACGGCTCTTGCCCGCCGCATTGATGAGCAGACTCAGACGTTCAGTGATCGGCTGGCGGATGCCGATGCGGCGACCGCGCGGTTGTTGCATGCGCAGGAACAGGCTACGGCCGCAACCAATGAGCAGTTGCAGGCCGGCTCCGAGCTGGCTCAACGGATACAGAACCGGACGGAAGCCTTCGACCTTCGGGTGGAAAGCGCCAAGGGAATCACCTCAGCCTTGGATGATGCCTGCAATCGAGCCGTGGCGGCCGCGGATCGGCAACTGGAACAGGCCGAAACGCTGGGTCGGCGCATCGACGAGCAGATTCAGACCTTCGACAAGCGGGTTGCCGACTCGGCCATCGCTGCGGGCCGCCT
This genomic window from Phycisphaerae bacterium contains:
- the pstA gene encoding phosphate ABC transporter permease PstA, which codes for MALTSRKLTDRLFTFVGVSSILLLAAFLLVLLTPITLGGIGAFVFRGTVEHRRMQLELFETGKKADLEADMAAAFEARRPVYEMIAAFEKEIEAQGFLASRKYAEPLQAVKDELRLLLGPAPGEPKPVMYRDQYGQTRWDRARVVLHHLLYDKQYDYSNPDEMGKPIDVPRVNEFKGTALEPLFAYVEQNLDKMLLPRVTLYWGFLTQTSYDSHYFGGVWAELLGTFYLTVGAILFAVPMGVVSAIYLVEYAPATSKLVQLIRTCISTLAGVPSIVFGLFGLAFFINTVGVSQSKSVLAGSLTLSILILPLVIRASEEAIRAVPHTYKEASLSLGAGKWRTIVRVILPSALPGILTGIVISMGRAAGETAPIIYTAAVSVGLPLSLRDTLTQPTPALPWNIYNLCTEHQRVDEIRHVQYGMVFTLVMLVLLLNSVAIYARAKISKRLRG
- a CDS encoding PstC family ABC transporter permease, which translates into the protein MGKPPVMSGEKDMRVMESVGEISGLRTMRRPSLLISRKAGLVRWIAGRLGQGLLLIVTCSSILIVLFIFYFIARDSIPFFRAQGWSGAREFFTSTAWYPTGTPAHFGALAIFYGSAMVTLGATLVAVPLGVAAAVCLSDVLPFWLRQWTKPVIELLAAIPSVAFGFFALVVFATQLQDNGGVILSTAWWLIATPILSLAVFVATEVMTAGIQTPSTRRIARGIVGALLVCLAGGLLWWVSTSLRALHVDSGCNALNVSIILGIMALPTVVSVSEDALQAVGRELREGSYALGATRAETMLRVVIPAAGSGICAAVILGIMRAVGETMVVWMASGNASRIPSPRYDFLQPIRTLTATIAGEMGETDQMTGAAHYSSLFLMGFCLLVISFLFNLISEAVVRRSVMGKGGKR
- a CDS encoding phosphate ABC transporter substrate-binding protein yields the protein MKTTRSLLAGAFLVATSILSTGPAQADDKAKDTNKIVIDGSTTVGPIAKAFAEYYMRQNPGVNITVSESGSGNGAKSLVNGTCDIASMSRFMKDEEVRAAIEKGVVPVCHTVAVDGIAVIVHPSNPIKGLSLAQVRDIYTGKVTNWNQVGGPNAKIVVISRDSSSGTYESFETLVMNKEKMAGSVEYVGSSGAIRQRVQSTQGAIGYVGIGFTDRTVKALEIDKVMPTKATVASGRYPIARPLFLFTNGYPAMGSHLYNFTNLYLSRKGQEMIEAIGFVPLTEY
- a CDS encoding dockerin type I domain-containing protein, translated to MYRKRFLVSALAVTITIIAVRAATAQSYLYNGEISIAGATLFRDFFRFPASTNDYIDADGDGIAGKFNSWPPDQLAVTFVPGSPLTTHWIVQYRGVGSVNGLSEFLASQGCGTVATRIPDPGYFNRFLYAQAGTYNWTGPYGDVSGTPRTPDQIDLAVLDVPTDWAVLTAGGTPKWNLKPGMPGYGRCPIKSSTDWGYELADLTVSCPGGSQVVFNKNVGSPDVLTIFDTPIAWVPIAIIANRGTGLHQLKASEMQYLYVTGRMPNGENLVAATRDAGSGTRNGVMNTLGIDPSWGRGDNLGSETTSSSRFILGPNHQPTNSASSSRLQDVAKDRRLAVGYTGLAGSTAAVAQARGGRFEILDIIFDDRGGISPVRPGIDTVLDNADPNTGYQVGGPETFASLGDPFETNPAAPSYMSDQHAAKYLRNIVESVANFVSAPADPANDGMPGEYLATKFFLSAGLDALPDYANFDPATFVLQPTPPFNQTLQDYMRANIDLTGGTSHVDTPPFGSINKAGLTPTRTVNPPFADGITRYSDGSSNGNYCYWVGGWEQIATNVKLPESCDLSGDFNQDNVRNVNDAEQMVAAYYSPRAWTVSMGFRGGQAGGPSTPSGIAADTIIPEVIGDYDGDGDFGKEDLRYFADGLAIDPLTGQLNRKKGAIAVDNAILHYAPANDENGQPVADRNHWFPWKATAKRVLIPSDTPCGEPTHVLPPDVNDPADPFLATGAVYAPGDFRGDVAGRSPVAGAQPLGWDGRVDAHDIDYVCQNIGNWENLDQAALIDLSADMNGDLVIDMNDQLEIVAGILKTRIGDVNLDGNVDAADLAIIIANQGRTGGWAMGDMNCDGVIDQNDLPPRADFDGDRDVDADDWAAFELCASGPGVLPLAECQPKDFDLDGDVDQADFARFQRCFSGENVSAGPDCMD
- a CDS encoding type II secretion system protein; amino-acid sequence: MKQEWNTRIGSLARPAFTLIELMVVVAIIALLMAILLPSLQQARAEVKAVTCASNLHHIGQAVAIYLNRDKVYPVAYAYVDDRGRVDLSPPVQEFLQSKGQKRYVHWSYFLYSNGQVSDSAFQCPAFGKGGIPRTNPGPEQADWESAQVDEMGQTGANPRVDFQASRMAYTANAAIMPRNKMTPSMSGGSRVNKFANDSAIKHPGQVIMATEFNNHWPAIAVNSGSGLLSKSHRPINPFYSYSSGWDEYNASDPRGAGRAAFTLGNGGPDNNYGLYPLQQVLTTGGLIEESEINAVGRHHPGGDKEFGGTANFLYVDSHVDRKTIMDTMKKFEWGSRYYTLSGNALVERPGPGGAVTASLN
- a CDS encoding ATP-binding protein; the encoded protein is MRRPRSLFSKLFLGNTVLIIAVLGICAYLIVQHVQRAYAEQVGRELRLHAHLVEAAVHAQLDPQRAEELDRLVKQFGAAADNQVRITLILPDGQVLADSQAEPKTMESHATRPEVVRALSAGWGEETHYSRTLEQFQRYAALRVGSAEAPSGVIRVSMPVQMITARANAFRRIIWTIVLLGAIAAILFALGLARLWSWPIRRITAIARSLSKGDLSARARVAGPAELAMLAASLNGMRDHIADQLATIDRQRRTLESLLAQLHEGVIVAGSNGRILLVNPAAVRMLGLSGDPVEKAGSLLGQAVEQYVLQHDLQDMLLSENRRRADKRTDKPPAEPAVPREVRVQIEEENGELVLMARASDIVLPVPASSGGPLERPDVGRMLVLSDITQISRMVRIKTDFAANASHELRTPLSAIRAAVETLLSLDWQNDQDAAKRFLDMIDRHSARMQQMVSDLLDLSRIESSPGQFKPQTLILSAVIEELRARFAEKLAARNLQWSLKLDPELRTIDVSPHLLRVVLDNLVDNAIKFTNPGGRVQIASQKVLNGAGKIEAVIISVEDTGCGIAEEEQERVFERFYQVEKARSGPDRGTGLGLSIVRHAVAAMHGRVTLTSKLGQGTCVTVSIPLPRQ
- a CDS encoding response regulator transcription factor, which codes for MAARKKSVLIVEDEADLAELIRHNLEHEGYTCRMVSNGGSALAEAVAHPPDLILLDRMLPGMSGDEFITHLKRDNRVASIPVIMLTAKAEEADQLVGLSLGADDYITKPFSMKLLLARVAAMFRRVEIASTDQEVVTRGPVSLDSSRHEVTVAGSQVALTATEFRLLRALMAANGRVLTRARLIETTMGVGVAVTDRTIDVHVASLRKKLGKAARWLQTIRGVGYAFRESP